A section of the bacterium genome encodes:
- a CDS encoding V-type ATP synthase subunit A: MEQTGTIIKVAGPLVVATEMSGVRMYDVVLVSESRLVGEVVELTGDRASIQVYEETGGIGPGEPVFTTGMPLSVELGPGLMSSIYDGIQRPLAVIREKTGDFITRGVRADGLDRGRKWEFTPKFKAGAEVVPGDILGVCPETSLVEHRVLVPPGVKGKLAALDAGSYTVEEPIGRIKTPEGEVELKLMHTWPVRKPRPFARRMTPEEPLVSGQRVIDAFFPVGKGGTACVPGPFGSGKTVIQHQLAKWADADIVVYVGCGERGNEMTDVLMEFPELKDPRSGEPLITRTVMIANTSNMPVAAREASIYTGITIGEYYRDMGYSVALMADSTSRWAEAMREMSGRLEEMPGEEGYPAYLGTRVAEFYERAGRIICLGSDEREASLTVIGAVSPAGGDLSDPVVQATLRVVKVFWSLEDKLAYKRHFPAISWLNSYSLYTDNIAEYLKRKMGEDWIPMRDEAMALLQREAELEEIVRLVGMESLSPNDRLVMQTSRSIREDFMHQDAFHPVDTFSSANKQYRMLKLVMNFHRGAKAALETPELNLDALFSLPVTGDIARAKFTPEEDVEASFDRIESDMQKQIEELISEGPGM; the protein is encoded by the coding sequence ATGGAGCAGACGGGAACCATTATCAAGGTCGCTGGCCCCCTGGTGGTGGCCACCGAGATGTCCGGCGTGCGGATGTACGACGTCGTCCTGGTCTCGGAGTCGAGGCTGGTGGGCGAGGTGGTGGAGCTGACCGGAGACCGGGCCAGCATCCAGGTCTACGAGGAGACGGGCGGCATCGGCCCCGGTGAGCCGGTGTTCACCACCGGTATGCCGCTCTCCGTGGAACTCGGACCGGGGCTGATGTCTTCCATCTACGACGGCATCCAGCGCCCACTCGCCGTCATCCGTGAAAAGACCGGCGACTTCATCACCCGCGGCGTCCGCGCCGACGGCCTGGACCGCGGGCGGAAATGGGAGTTCACTCCGAAATTCAAGGCCGGCGCCGAGGTCGTACCCGGCGACATCCTGGGGGTATGCCCAGAGACCTCCCTCGTCGAGCACCGCGTGCTGGTCCCCCCCGGAGTCAAGGGGAAGCTCGCCGCCCTGGACGCGGGCTCCTACACCGTGGAAGAGCCCATCGGCAGGATTAAAACTCCCGAAGGCGAAGTGGAGCTAAAGCTGATGCACACCTGGCCGGTGCGCAAGCCCCGCCCCTTCGCCCGGCGCATGACCCCCGAAGAGCCCCTCGTCTCGGGACAGCGCGTCATAGACGCCTTCTTCCCCGTGGGAAAGGGCGGGACCGCCTGCGTCCCAGGGCCCTTCGGCTCCGGCAAGACCGTCATCCAGCACCAGCTCGCCAAATGGGCCGACGCCGATATCGTCGTCTACGTGGGCTGCGGCGAACGCGGCAACGAGATGACCGACGTGCTCATGGAGTTCCCCGAGCTCAAGGACCCGCGCTCCGGCGAGCCGCTCATAACACGCACGGTGATGATAGCCAACACGTCGAACATGCCGGTGGCGGCGCGGGAGGCCTCCATTTACACCGGCATCACCATCGGCGAGTACTACCGCGACATGGGGTACTCCGTGGCGCTCATGGCCGATTCCACCAGCCGGTGGGCCGAGGCGATGCGCGAGATGTCGGGGCGCCTGGAGGAGATGCCCGGCGAGGAGGGTTATCCGGCATACCTGGGAACGCGTGTGGCCGAGTTCTACGAGCGGGCCGGACGAATAATCTGCCTCGGCTCCGACGAGCGCGAGGCCTCGTTGACGGTCATCGGCGCCGTCTCCCCCGCCGGCGGCGACCTCTCCGACCCCGTCGTCCAGGCCACCCTGCGCGTGGTCAAGGTCTTCTGGAGCCTGGAGGACAAGCTGGCCTACAAGCGCCACTTCCCCGCCATCAGCTGGCTCAACTCCTACAGCCTCTACACCGACAACATAGCCGAGTACCTCAAACGGAAAATGGGCGAGGACTGGATTCCCATGCGAGACGAGGCCATGGCGCTGTTGCAGCGTGAGGCGGAGCTGGAGGAAATCGTCCGCCTGGTCGGTATGGAATCCCTCTCTCCCAACGACCGCCTGGTCATGCAAACCAGCCGCTCCATCCGCGAGGATTTCATGCACCAGGACGCTTTCCACCCCGTGGATACCTTCTCCAGCGCCAACAAACAGTACCGGATGCTGAAGCTCGTGATGAACTTCCACCGCGGCGCCAAGGCGGCCCTCGAGACACCGGAGCTGAACCTGGACGCGCTCTTCTCGCTGCCCGTGACCGGGGACATCGCCCGCGCCAAGTTCACGCCCGAAGAGGACGTAGAGGCGAGCTTCGACCGCATCGAGAGCGACATGCAGAAACAGATCGAGGAGCTCATCTCCGAAGGACCGGGAATGTAA